A genomic stretch from Festucalex cinctus isolate MCC-2025b chromosome 13, RoL_Fcin_1.0, whole genome shotgun sequence includes:
- the LOC144033160 gene encoding sodium channel regulatory subunit beta-4-like isoform X2 has protein sequence MSSIEAMNGSTVLFNCKYHSCIGIHNLYFSWHYNNNGTMDKLCDGVVPSEGVEPRVKVEHQRVEFVGSSKKENISILLWNITFEDEGEYTCFARNPKEKDRNHSTTFTLTVVSQMREVDNTLTVIIVSVLGGVIGLVIIVMVIKALVVQFLMKDDEKNKECLVNASGNDNTENGLTGAKADNKGTPKA, from the exons ATGTCATCAATAGAGGCAATGAATGGATCCACTGTGCTGTTCAATTGCAAGTACCACTCCTGCATTGGCATTCACAATCTCTACTTCAGCTGGCATTATAACAACAATGGCACTATGGATAAG TTGTGCGACGGGGTGGTTCCTAGCGAAGGTGTGGAGCCCAGGGTGAAAGTGGAACACCAGCGAGTGGAGTTTGTAGGCTCTTCCAAAAAGGAGAATATTTCAATCCTGCTGTGGAATATCACCTTTGAAGATGAGGGAGAGTACACCTGTTTTGCAAGAAATCCCAAAGAGAAGGACCGGAACCACAGCACTACCTTCACACTCACAGTGGTGTCTCAAA TGAGGGAGGTTGACAATACGTTAACTGTCATCATTGTCTCTGTGCTGGGCGGAGTCATTGGCTTAGTTATCATTGTTATGGTGATAAAGGCCTTGGTGGTCCAATTCCTGATGAAGGATGATGAGAAGAA CAAAGAGTGCCTGGTTAACGCCTCAGGGAACGACAATACCGAAAATGGACTTACAGGAGCCAAAGCTGACAACAAAGGAACACCAAAGGCATGA
- the LOC144033160 gene encoding sodium channel regulatory subunit beta-4-like isoform X1 has protein sequence MASLDNTGWSVPGLLLVLLLVFDSDVLHVHGLEVSAEKMSSIEAMNGSTVLFNCKYHSCIGIHNLYFSWHYNNNGTMDKLCDGVVPSEGVEPRVKVEHQRVEFVGSSKKENISILLWNITFEDEGEYTCFARNPKEKDRNHSTTFTLTVVSQMREVDNTLTVIIVSVLGGVIGLVIIVMVIKALVVQFLMKDDEKNKECLVNASGNDNTENGLTGAKADNKGTPKA, from the exons ATGGCGTCATTGGACAACACCGGCTGGAGTGTGCCAGGTCTGCTACTTGTACTGCTGCTGG TCTTTGATTCAGATGTGCTGCACGTTCATGGACTGGAGGTGTCGGCAGAAAAAATGTCATCAATAGAGGCAATGAATGGATCCACTGTGCTGTTCAATTGCAAGTACCACTCCTGCATTGGCATTCACAATCTCTACTTCAGCTGGCATTATAACAACAATGGCACTATGGATAAG TTGTGCGACGGGGTGGTTCCTAGCGAAGGTGTGGAGCCCAGGGTGAAAGTGGAACACCAGCGAGTGGAGTTTGTAGGCTCTTCCAAAAAGGAGAATATTTCAATCCTGCTGTGGAATATCACCTTTGAAGATGAGGGAGAGTACACCTGTTTTGCAAGAAATCCCAAAGAGAAGGACCGGAACCACAGCACTACCTTCACACTCACAGTGGTGTCTCAAA TGAGGGAGGTTGACAATACGTTAACTGTCATCATTGTCTCTGTGCTGGGCGGAGTCATTGGCTTAGTTATCATTGTTATGGTGATAAAGGCCTTGGTGGTCCAATTCCTGATGAAGGATGATGAGAAGAA CAAAGAGTGCCTGGTTAACGCCTCAGGGAACGACAATACCGAAAATGGACTTACAGGAGCCAAAGCTGACAACAAAGGAACACCAAAGGCATGA